In Halobaculum magnesiiphilum, the following proteins share a genomic window:
- a CDS encoding dihydrodipicolinate synthase family protein codes for MHGTGPPLVTPFDADGALDEAALRDLVGWVEDRGVDFLVPCGSNSEAELMTAEERTRTIEVVAEEASVPVLAGTGSPGKRETLAATDAAADAGADAALVVTPFYYGHDQATLEAYYREVADESPVPVYLYSVPVFTDVTLEPETVGRLAEHPNVAGMKDSSGDIGAFQRTLDRTADADFDLVVGAGGVLGQALAAGGTGGVLALANVAPEATTAIYEAHAAGDDECARELTAACVELNHAITAEYGIPGLKYAMRRRGAPAGHARSPHRPIDAEAKAALDDHLADFEDLRGDL; via the coding sequence ATGCACGGAACCGGACCGCCGCTCGTCACGCCCTTCGACGCCGACGGAGCCCTCGACGAGGCCGCCCTGCGCGACCTCGTCGGCTGGGTCGAAGATCGCGGGGTCGACTTCCTCGTCCCCTGCGGGTCGAACAGCGAGGCCGAGCTCATGACCGCCGAGGAGCGAACCCGGACGATCGAGGTCGTCGCCGAGGAGGCCTCGGTGCCGGTGCTCGCGGGCACGGGCAGCCCCGGGAAGCGCGAGACGCTGGCTGCGACCGACGCCGCCGCCGACGCGGGCGCCGACGCCGCGCTCGTGGTCACGCCGTTCTACTACGGCCACGACCAGGCGACCCTGGAGGCGTACTACCGCGAGGTCGCCGACGAGTCGCCGGTCCCGGTGTACCTCTACTCGGTGCCGGTCTTCACCGACGTGACGCTGGAGCCGGAGACGGTCGGCCGCCTCGCCGAGCACCCGAACGTCGCGGGCATGAAGGACTCCTCGGGGGACATCGGGGCGTTCCAGCGCACGCTCGACCGGACCGCCGACGCCGACTTCGATCTCGTGGTCGGCGCGGGCGGCGTCCTGGGGCAGGCGCTCGCGGCCGGCGGAACCGGCGGCGTGCTCGCGCTCGCCAATGTCGCCCCGGAGGCGACGACGGCGATCTACGAGGCGCACGCGGCCGGCGACGACGAGTGCGCCCGCGAACTCACCGCCGCCTGCGTCGAGTTGAACCACGCGATCACCGCCGAGTACGGCATCCCCGGGCTGAAGTACGCGATGCGCCGGCGCGGGGCGCCCGCCGGACACGCCCGTTCGCCCCACCGCCCGATCGACGCGGAGGCGAAGGCGGCGCTCGACGACCACCTCGCGGACTTCGAGGACCTGCGCGGCGACCTCTGA
- a CDS encoding ABC transporter permease, whose amino-acid sequence MPLDTVAQLVPAVAGLPFEEGYVSSVIFVSLYVSLIAVTLSTLFSIPVALVMGFTDFPGQQFVKSVINTGMGFPSVVVGLLVLFAVSNQGPLGTFDLIFTKQAMIMSQFVLATPPITAISLAAITGVSGNVRDAAHALGGTRIDVALVVIKEARYGIATAVLAGFGRAISEVGSVLIVGGNITSADGISKTRTLTTAIQLEARQGQYGTAMVLGAVLVALVLLVNAIVVRLGSDGVSGR is encoded by the coding sequence ATGCCGCTCGATACGGTCGCACAGCTGGTCCCGGCCGTCGCCGGGCTCCCGTTCGAGGAGGGGTACGTTTCGAGCGTCATCTTCGTCTCGCTGTACGTGAGCCTCATCGCGGTGACGCTGAGCACGCTGTTCAGCATCCCGGTCGCGCTGGTGATGGGGTTCACCGACTTCCCCGGCCAGCAGTTCGTGAAGTCGGTGATCAACACGGGAATGGGCTTCCCCAGCGTCGTCGTCGGCCTGCTCGTGCTGTTCGCCGTCTCGAATCAGGGGCCGCTCGGCACGTTCGACCTCATCTTCACCAAGCAGGCGATGATCATGTCGCAGTTCGTGCTCGCGACGCCGCCGATCACGGCGATCAGCCTCGCCGCCATCACCGGCGTGAGCGGGAACGTCCGCGACGCCGCACACGCCCTCGGCGGCACCCGGATCGACGTGGCGCTGGTGGTGATCAAGGAGGCGCGATACGGGATCGCGACGGCGGTCCTCGCCGGGTTCGGCCGGGCCATCAGCGAGGTCGGCTCCGTCCTCATCGTCGGCGGGAACATCACCAGCGCCGACGGGATCTCGAAGACCCGGACGCTGACGACCGCCATCCAACTGGAGGCCCGGCAGGGACAGTACGGCACCGCGATGGTGCTGGGCGCGGTCCTGGTGGCCCTCGTGCTGCTGGTCAACGCGATCGTCGTCCGGCTCGGCTCCGACGGGGTGTCGGGACGGTGA
- a CDS encoding potassium channel family protein, protein MKIVIVGYGRVGSRTARVLDEEGHDVVVVDNDHTKVERARERGFRVIEGDGSNPSVLADAGVADSDAVGGITGDPKLNFDICMEAKELGDCRTVMRVSEDFHEEIYDEFERAVDEIIYPERLGAAGAKTAMLGGDFNAIGDLTERLQLVTIAVDDDAPVIGGHVNELSVDGGRVYAHGRAREPLTIPLPGTTVESGDRIAVLAETERVGDVRAALLGE, encoded by the coding sequence ATGAAGATCGTCATCGTGGGGTACGGTCGGGTCGGGTCCCGGACCGCCCGGGTCCTCGACGAGGAGGGACACGACGTGGTCGTCGTCGACAACGACCACACGAAAGTCGAGCGCGCGCGCGAGCGCGGCTTCCGGGTCATCGAGGGCGACGGGTCGAACCCGTCGGTGCTCGCCGACGCGGGCGTCGCCGACAGCGACGCCGTCGGCGGGATCACGGGCGACCCGAAGCTGAACTTCGACATCTGCATGGAGGCGAAGGAGCTGGGCGACTGCCGGACGGTGATGCGCGTCTCCGAGGACTTCCACGAGGAGATCTACGACGAGTTCGAGCGCGCCGTCGACGAGATCATCTACCCCGAGCGACTCGGCGCCGCGGGCGCGAAGACCGCCATGCTCGGCGGGGACTTCAACGCCATCGGCGACCTCACCGAGCGCCTCCAACTCGTGACGATCGCGGTCGACGACGACGCCCCCGTGATCGGCGGGCACGTCAACGAGCTCTCGGTCGACGGCGGGCGGGTGTACGCGCACGGCCGCGCGAGAGAGCCGCTGACGATCCCGTTGCCCGGCACCACCGTCGAGTCCGGCGACCGGATCGCCGTGCTCGCCGAGACCGAGCGCGTCGGCGACGTGCGCGCGGCGCTGCTGGGCGAGTGA
- a CDS encoding TOBE domain-containing protein, protein MGSNGATGSNGAAGPNGDEGTAGFEASLTAGEATFDGRDAALLRAIAAAGSVSGAASDLGRSRARALSRLEALESAFGDLVDRRRGGADGGGSSLTGNAESLLARFERLTAALAGTAGAAESVFDGTVTGREGELAVVDTDAGPLRALAVGDPEPADGDAVQVSVRADAVTLHEPSGTPSPDATSARNRFPGVAAAVERGDAVVEVRIDVGAGEPLSALITVDSADRLGLREGSEVVASFKATATRATRTNADDDGDDRKE, encoded by the coding sequence ATGGGATCGAACGGCGCGACGGGGTCGAACGGGGCGGCGGGGCCGAACGGCGACGAGGGGACCGCGGGGTTCGAGGCGAGTCTCACCGCCGGCGAGGCGACGTTCGACGGGCGTGACGCCGCGTTGTTGCGCGCCATCGCGGCCGCGGGGTCGGTCAGCGGCGCCGCGAGCGACCTGGGCCGGTCGCGGGCGCGGGCGCTCTCGCGGTTGGAGGCGCTGGAGTCGGCCTTCGGCGACCTGGTCGACCGGCGCCGCGGCGGCGCCGACGGCGGCGGGAGCAGCCTGACCGGGAACGCCGAGTCGCTGTTGGCGCGCTTCGAGCGGCTGACGGCCGCGCTGGCGGGCACCGCCGGCGCCGCGGAGTCGGTGTTCGACGGGACCGTGACGGGACGCGAGGGCGAGCTCGCGGTCGTCGACACCGACGCCGGGCCGCTGCGGGCGCTCGCCGTGGGCGACCCGGAGCCGGCCGACGGCGACGCGGTGCAGGTGAGCGTCCGCGCCGACGCCGTGACGCTGCACGAGCCGAGCGGGACGCCCTCGCCCGACGCGACGAGCGCAAGGAACCGGTTCCCGGGCGTCGCCGCGGCGGTCGAGCGCGGCGACGCGGTCGTCGAGGTCCGGATCGACGTGGGCGCCGGCGAGCCGCTTTCGGCGCTGATCACGGTCGACAGCGCGGACCGGCTGGGCCTGCGCGAGGGGAGCGAGGTGGTCGCCTCGTTCAAGGCGACGGCGACGCGGGCGACCCGCACGAACGCCGACGACGACGGGGACGACCGGAAGGAGTAG
- a CDS encoding substrate-binding domain-containing protein, giving the protein MSKQRNDGHDGTASRRAFLAAAATGVTGALAGCAGIGGGQEEAAGVAGETLTLTTTTSTYDTGLLDAIHPDFEEMYGVSVDAVAQGTGAALETARNGDSDVVMVHARGLEDEFMRNGYGINRRDLMFNDFVIVGPESDPAGIQGMGSATEALTAIAEAEAPFVSRGDNSGTHTKELNLWEAAGTEPGGDWYQETGTGMGEALNIANQQDAYTLSDRGTFISQRSELDLVILVQGPIGGGPEILANPYGIMAVNPGVHENANYDLAMAYIGWITSPETQEAISEYQVNGEQLFFPRAVSEDPDFQQYVPEGWSSNSTDG; this is encoded by the coding sequence ATGTCGAAACAACGGAACGACGGGCACGACGGAACGGCCAGCAGGCGGGCGTTCCTGGCGGCGGCGGCGACGGGCGTCACCGGCGCGCTCGCGGGCTGTGCGGGCATCGGCGGGGGACAGGAGGAGGCGGCCGGCGTCGCCGGCGAGACGCTGACGCTCACGACGACGACGAGCACGTACGACACGGGGCTGCTCGACGCGATCCACCCGGACTTCGAGGAGATGTACGGCGTATCCGTCGACGCGGTCGCGCAGGGGACGGGCGCAGCCCTCGAGACGGCGCGAAACGGCGACTCGGACGTGGTGATGGTCCACGCCCGCGGGCTCGAGGACGAGTTCATGCGCAACGGCTACGGGATCAACCGCCGCGACCTCATGTTCAACGACTTCGTGATCGTCGGGCCGGAGAGCGACCCCGCCGGGATCCAGGGCATGGGCTCGGCGACCGAGGCGCTGACCGCCATCGCCGAGGCGGAGGCGCCGTTCGTCTCCCGCGGGGACAACTCCGGCACCCACACGAAGGAGCTCAACCTCTGGGAGGCCGCCGGGACCGAGCCGGGCGGCGACTGGTACCAGGAGACCGGCACCGGGATGGGCGAGGCGCTGAACATCGCCAACCAGCAGGACGCGTACACGCTCTCGGACCGCGGGACGTTCATCTCCCAGCGCTCGGAGCTCGACCTCGTGATCCTGGTGCAGGGCCCCATCGGGGGCGGCCCGGAGATCCTCGCGAACCCGTACGGCATCATGGCGGTCAACCCGGGCGTCCACGAGAACGCAAACTACGACCTCGCGATGGCGTACATCGGCTGGATCACCAGTCCCGAAACGCAGGAGGCCATCTCGGAGTACCAGGTCAACGGGGAGCAGCTGTTCTTCCCGAGGGCGGTCTCCGAGGACCCCGACTTCCAGCAGTACGTTCCGGAAGGCTGGAGTAGCAACTCGACCGACGGGTGA